From a region of the Falco peregrinus isolate bFalPer1 chromosome 5, bFalPer1.pri, whole genome shotgun sequence genome:
- the LOC114013316 gene encoding uncharacterized protein LOC114013316, translated as MSLTSLQRSDAGSGVSSPREVTLRGITAQGVDHDHAAHCHTGELSGLYAGYSQLPRVNAAFNERHRRCDASECLCPGGRELAEEEGPWQLLLCCSCAAEGTHRCCSFVKHTTTSRECKSCAGLGAAKRQSNQAAPGWGQQPAKAWVPRVGLAESLFSRRPGGIALACPAWHWGALPLTFLLPITACSASSDLAGPSTASQAELGPSHGSSTPEASSSSSASQLPSGPSSSSAQLKSDSRSGHAGPMRTRHRSRLQHRAPKPYSRPRKHQESSHVTAPCAESSTPSQAVLDPSHDCPALGTSSPSTASQAGSGPSHGSPAALTVQRHGRVLPGSVSPGEGHPQPQSRGPCPWPREAGPARLCPSARAPRRGPPGPQRVSRQRGLRRALAWPSRRSVARRRRRRGWAGGECAAVGPGPPRGPRL; from the exons ATGTCACTTACCTCGTTACAGAGATCAGATGCTGGGTCAGGGGTCTCTTCACCTCGAGAAGTAACCTTGAGAGGCATCACTGCTCAAGGGGTGGATCACGATCATGCAGCCCACTGCCATACAGGAGAGCTCAGTGGGCTCTATGCAGG GTACAGCCAGTTGCCGAGGGTAAATGCAGCATTCAATGAGAGGCACAGGCGCTGCGATGCCAGTGAGTGCCTTTGTCcaggaggcagggagctggcagaggaagaggg GCCCTGGCAACTgctcctgtgctgctcctgcGCTGCTGAGGGCACCCACAGATGCTGCTCCTTTGTGAAGCACACCACTACTAGCCGGGAGTGCAAGAGCTGTGCTGGCCTGGGCGCTGCTAAGAGACAAAGCAACCAGGCAGCCCcgggctggggccagcagccagccaaggcCTGGGTGCCCAGGGTGGGCTTGGCAGAgtctctcttctccaggaggCCTGGGGGCATTGCTCTGGCCTGTCCTGCCTGGCACTGGGGGGCTCTGCCTTTGACCTTCCTGCTTCCCATTACAGCCTGCAGTGCCAGCTCCGACCTCGCAggccccagcactgccagccagGCAGAACTGGGGCCTTCCCACGGCTCCTCCACACCCGAGGCCAGCAGttccagcagtgccagccagctgccaTCAGGaccctccagcagctctgcacagctcaAGAGCGACAGCCGCTCCGGCCATGCTGGGCCCATGCGGACACGACACCGCTCCCGCTTGCAACATCGGGCCCCAAAACCCTATAGCAGGCCCAGAAAACACCAAGAGAGTAGCCACGTAACAGCACCATGTGCTGAGAGCAGCAcccccagccaggcagtgctggaTCCGTCCCATGACTGCCCAGCACTCGggaccagcagccccagcactgccagtcAGGCAGGATCGGGGCCTTCCCACGGCTCCCCCGCAGCCCTGACTGTCCAGCGCCACGGCCGCGTGCTTCCGGGCTCGGTTTCCCCGGGGGAAGGTCACCCGCAGCCGCAGAGCCGGGGTCCCTGCCCTTGGCCGCGGGaggcgggcccggcccggctctgCCCGAGCGCACGGGCCCCTCGGcgcggcccgcccggcccccaGCGCGTCTCCCGGCAACGCGGGCTGCGCCGCGCGCTCGCATGGCCCTCGCGGCGCTCCGtagcgcggcggcggcggcggcgcggctgGGCCGGCGGTGAGTGCGCGGCCGTCGGGCCTGGGCCTCCCCGGGGTCCTCGCCTCTGA